One region of Dehalococcoidia bacterium genomic DNA includes:
- a CDS encoding (Fe-S)-binding protein codes for MSDNDTATLTPANPASTDADMLDKQLTREVEAALGGCVRCGLCAESCHYYSAQPQLQNMPVYRGEAVRKFFRQAGSRAKGLFHRPAKAKTDVSSLDTLADMAFGKCTLCRRCTVNCPVGVDTAALMRTARAIATASGKAPEILVQLADAAISRGENMELFRDMLLDRFKELEVETRNKINDPAFSIPVGKKGADMLFVGLSGEHSIVPPAILFHYAGANWTLSLFEASNYGSFLGDSERSKKIAQRIIDEAGDLGVKEVVIGECGHAYTVLRWEAPKWFKKALPFRVRSLIEVLAEWIQSGRLILNPEANPDPVTYHDSCNLGRNGGLLEEPRVVLRAAVKDFREMYPNREESYCCGGGSGMVAVSEWEERRMLAGLPKARQIKATGAKIVVASCDNCRIQLGELNERYNLGIKVTGLADLVVNAVVKK; via the coding sequence ATGAGCGACAACGACACAGCCACATTAACACCGGCGAATCCGGCATCTACGGACGCCGATATGCTTGATAAGCAGCTGACCAGAGAGGTTGAAGCTGCGCTGGGCGGCTGCGTACGCTGCGGCCTCTGCGCCGAGTCCTGCCATTACTACTCCGCCCAGCCTCAACTTCAGAATATGCCCGTCTACCGGGGTGAGGCCGTGAGAAAATTTTTCCGCCAGGCCGGCAGCCGGGCGAAGGGATTATTTCATCGGCCTGCAAAGGCGAAAACCGATGTATCGTCCCTTGACACGCTGGCGGATATGGCCTTCGGCAAGTGCACCCTTTGCCGCCGCTGCACGGTGAACTGCCCTGTGGGAGTGGATACGGCGGCGCTCATGCGTACCGCACGCGCCATCGCCACGGCCTCCGGCAAAGCGCCGGAGATACTGGTCCAGCTCGCCGATGCGGCCATCAGCCGCGGGGAGAACATGGAGCTCTTTCGCGATATGTTGCTGGACCGTTTCAAAGAGCTTGAGGTCGAGACACGCAACAAGATCAATGATCCCGCTTTTTCGATTCCCGTGGGTAAAAAAGGCGCCGATATGCTGTTCGTAGGCCTCTCGGGCGAGCACAGCATAGTGCCCCCCGCCATATTGTTTCATTACGCCGGGGCAAACTGGACACTCAGCCTGTTTGAGGCGTCCAATTATGGCTCATTCCTGGGCGACAGCGAGAGATCGAAAAAAATAGCTCAACGCATAATCGACGAAGCCGGAGACCTTGGTGTGAAAGAGGTTGTGATCGGCGAGTGCGGCCACGCATATACGGTGCTGCGCTGGGAGGCGCCCAAGTGGTTCAAAAAAGCGCTGCCGTTTCGTGTCAGGAGCCTGATAGAGGTGCTGGCCGAGTGGATACAGAGCGGGCGGCTGATCCTCAATCCCGAGGCCAATCCCGATCCTGTCACATATCATGATTCCTGCAACCTGGGCCGCAACGGCGGCCTTCTGGAGGAGCCACGCGTTGTGCTGCGCGCTGCAGTCAAGGATTTCCGCGAGATGTACCCCAACAGGGAGGAAAGCTATTGCTGCGGAGGAGGCAGCGGCATGGTGGCCGTTTCCGAATGGGAAGAACGGCGCATGCTGGCGGGCTTGCCTAAAGCCAGGCAGATCAAGGCCACCGGCGCTAAAATCGTTGTCGCTTCCTGCGACAACTGCCGTATCCAGCTTGGCGAGCTCAACGAGCGCTACAACCTGGGCATCAAAGTGACCGGCCTGGCCGACCTGGTTGTGAACGCCGTCGTCAAAAAATAG
- a CDS encoding metalloregulator ArsR/SmtB family transcription factor — MAELKLDRVTLYEFHAQFCKTLADANRLLIIAELVGGEKSVTDLAHNLGLGQSNVSKHLALMRERGLVETRRDGASIYYSLSDPRIFKAIELLVQVQTEQVARRHSLAQHSR; from the coding sequence TTGGCTGAATTGAAATTGGACCGGGTCACGCTGTATGAGTTTCATGCTCAGTTCTGCAAGACGCTGGCTGACGCCAATCGTTTGCTGATCATCGCAGAACTTGTCGGTGGAGAGAAGTCTGTGACCGATCTGGCGCACAATCTGGGCCTCGGTCAGTCCAATGTGTCGAAGCACCTGGCGCTGATGAGGGAGCGCGGACTGGTGGAAACCAGGCGTGACGGCGCGTCCATCTACTACTCACTGTCGGACCCCAGAATCTTTAAGGCTATTGAACTGCTGGTGCAGGTTCAAACCGAACAGGTTGCCAGAAGGCATAGCCTTGCGCAGCACAGCCGCTGA
- a CDS encoding rhodanese-like domain-containing protein, translated as MNFKFIPALLLMILVLSGCASGTADSNTPPTPTPSDNSTSAPSDKAPRISIEELLQKMNSGSDILIVDARRDVEEQFKIAHIKGAIAVPPDKITAGQWTPPPDLNREIVIYCSCPNDGTSASAVLVLVSKGYTNVRALKGGWNAWQAAGYPVESGTD; from the coding sequence ATGAACTTCAAATTTATTCCGGCATTGCTCTTAATGATACTGGTTTTATCCGGCTGCGCTTCCGGCACAGCTGATTCCAACACCCCACCAACTCCCACCCCGTCAGATAACTCAACTTCAGCGCCTTCGGACAAGGCGCCGCGCATCAGCATCGAAGAGCTGTTGCAGAAGATGAACAGCGGATCGGATATCCTCATTGTCGATGCCAGGAGGGATGTGGAAGAACAATTCAAGATAGCGCATATCAAGGGCGCCATTGCGGTTCCTCCCGATAAAATCACGGCGGGACAATGGACGCCGCCGCCTGATCTAAACAGAGAAATAGTCATCTACTGCTCCTGTCCCAACGATGGGACAAGCGCCAGCGCTGTGCTTGTACTGGTTAGTAAAGGTTACACCAACGTCAGGGCATTGAAGGGCGGCTGGAACGCCTGGCAGGCAGCCGGATACCCTGTGGAATCCGGTACCGATTAG
- a CDS encoding pseudouridine synthase has product MESIPLLKYLVEAGIGARRQVVAAIKIGRVSVNGKQAESYTMPVYPQADRITFDGKPVAFHSRARIVLMLHKPLNLLTTTSDDRGRQTVLDILPAEYRGLGLYPVGRLDHDTTGLLLLTNDGNLTYRLTHPRFELGKEYFVHIEGTLSRQEKELLEKGVMLDDGITAPAGVKEIGYEPPYNYSITIHEGRNRQVRRMFAHLGYTVKSLKRVRMGNLRLGDLAEGSFRRLSAQEIASALRQHKQ; this is encoded by the coding sequence GTGGAATCCATTCCCCTCCTCAAGTACCTTGTGGAAGCCGGAATCGGCGCCAGGCGCCAGGTAGTAGCCGCCATCAAGATCGGCCGCGTATCAGTCAACGGGAAGCAGGCCGAGAGCTATACCATGCCGGTCTATCCGCAGGCGGACAGGATCACCTTCGACGGTAAACCCGTCGCGTTCCACAGCCGTGCCAGAATCGTCCTTATGCTGCACAAACCGCTGAACCTGCTGACTACCACTAGCGACGACCGCGGCAGGCAGACTGTGCTCGATATCCTCCCAGCCGAGTACCGCGGACTGGGCCTGTATCCTGTGGGAAGACTGGACCACGATACCACCGGGCTGCTACTTCTGACCAATGACGGCAACCTTACCTACCGCCTGACGCATCCCCGCTTCGAGCTGGGCAAGGAATACTTTGTGCACATAGAAGGTACGCTGAGCCGGCAGGAAAAAGAGCTGCTGGAAAAAGGCGTGATGCTGGACGACGGCATCACAGCGCCCGCCGGAGTGAAGGAGATCGGCTACGAGCCGCCCTACAATTACAGCATCACCATCCACGAAGGGCGCAACCGCCAGGTCAGGCGCATGTTCGCCCATCTCGGATATACCGTCAAATCCTTAAAACGTGTCAGGATGGGGAATCTCCGGCTGGGCGACCTGGCTGAAGGAAGCTTCAGAAGACTCTCTGCACAGGAGATCGCATCGGCCCTGCGCCAGCACAAACAATAG
- a CDS encoding DsrE/DsrF/DrsH-like family protein, with translation MDNQADGVTIIVMSGDMDKIIAAFNISIGAAALGKEANMFFTFWGIKAIQKGNLTGDSFFGKMMGLLNRGGIDRIGPSRFNFWGMGKWMFNQMMKMHKITPIAELRQTAIDLGVKLLPCQMSMEVMEIKKEDLIDEAQPACGVATMLEMAYRSKATLFI, from the coding sequence ATGGATAACCAGGCAGACGGGGTGACCATAATAGTAATGAGTGGCGACATGGATAAGATAATAGCTGCGTTCAATATCTCCATTGGCGCCGCAGCTCTGGGCAAAGAAGCTAATATGTTTTTCACATTCTGGGGCATCAAGGCCATTCAGAAGGGCAACCTGACCGGAGACAGTTTCTTCGGCAAGATGATGGGGCTTCTGAACCGCGGCGGCATTGATCGCATCGGCCCCTCCCGCTTCAACTTCTGGGGCATGGGGAAATGGATGTTCAACCAGATGATGAAAATGCATAAGATCACACCCATAGCCGAGCTGCGTCAAACCGCCATCGACCTGGGAGTCAAGCTTCTACCCTGCCAGATGAGTATGGAAGTAATGGAAATCAAAAAAGAGGATCTCATCGACGAGGCCCAGCCTGCCTGCGGTGTGGCCACCATGCTGGAAATGGCCTACCGCTCCAAGGCGACCCTCTTTATTTAA
- the aqpZ gene encoding aquaporin Z has translation MKKYWAELIGTFALVLIGCGSAVIAGKYIGFMGISFAFGLTVLAMVYAIGNISGCHINPAISVAMLVAGRLGWKDTIFYVIFQCVGGVLAALLLWLIASGMPEYSLAVNGLGQNGYGALSPGQFNLLSCFVAEIVLTALFLFVIFGSISKNAPAGFAGLAIGLSLVLIHLVGIPITGTSVNPARSFGPALVVGGEALSQLWLFWVAPLIGGILAAVIWRWGFKNQ, from the coding sequence GTGAAAAAGTACTGGGCGGAACTGATAGGCACATTTGCGCTGGTGCTGATAGGATGCGGCAGCGCCGTTATCGCCGGCAAGTATATCGGCTTCATGGGCATCTCCTTCGCCTTCGGTCTGACCGTGCTGGCGATGGTGTACGCCATCGGCAACATATCAGGCTGCCATATTAATCCGGCCATATCCGTGGCCATGCTGGTTGCCGGAAGGCTGGGCTGGAAAGACACCATTTTTTACGTGATATTCCAGTGTGTGGGCGGTGTGCTGGCTGCCCTGCTGCTGTGGCTGATAGCCAGCGGTATGCCCGAATACTCACTGGCGGTTAACGGCCTGGGCCAGAACGGATACGGCGCTCTATCTCCCGGCCAGTTCAACCTGTTATCCTGTTTCGTGGCTGAAATCGTGCTGACCGCCCTCTTCCTTTTCGTTATCTTCGGATCCATCAGCAAAAATGCCCCGGCGGGCTTTGCCGGGCTGGCCATCGGTCTCTCGCTGGTGCTTATCCACCTGGTGGGGATACCCATCACAGGGACCTCTGTTAATCCGGCGCGCAGCTTTGGGCCCGCGCTGGTAGTTGGCGGAGAGGCACTGTCGCAGCTCTGGCTCTTCTGGGTTGCGCCCCTCATAGGCGGCATCCTGGCGGCAGTCATCTGGCGCTGGGGTTTCAAGAACCAGTAG
- a CDS encoding trypsin-like peptidase domain-containing protein, giving the protein MSLLKICSGRRSMIGTPAAALLIAALLLTGCSAGSVSTEQKSINLPSSSATVQVTPLYDEDTVVSLYEKCIPAVVQVESETTIASKLLGPFGLDIPNMRGQGSGFIIDTEGHILTNNHVVDRASTVKIVLSDGSELQGKVIGADLNNDVALLQVDASKVPNLTYLVMADSSEVKPGQMALALGSPYGLQGSITIGIISGTGRSIPNSNSRNITDIIQTDAAINPGNSGGPLLNSKGEVVGINTAIEATANGVGFAVPINTAKKVLPELIKGSTIRAPWLGIEGMPVSRDLEDKLDLKATKGVYIVGVITGSPADRAGLVESGRNKQNEPAAGGDIILAVDDTPVAKVNDILSYFNGKKPGDKVTLSIQRGDQQLSVPVELAEWPDRLPGYYEFDQGDGQDWIPAPDSDQYEFKIGPFDFRSK; this is encoded by the coding sequence ATGTCTTTATTAAAAATTTGCAGTGGACGGCGCAGCATGATCGGAACGCCGGCCGCTGCCCTTTTAATTGCTGCGCTCCTGCTTACCGGCTGCAGCGCGGGATCCGTTTCCACGGAGCAGAAGTCCATCAACCTTCCCTCCTCATCGGCGACGGTGCAGGTGACGCCGCTCTACGATGAAGACACGGTTGTTTCGCTGTATGAAAAGTGCATACCGGCCGTGGTGCAGGTGGAATCCGAGACAACGATCGCCTCTAAATTGCTCGGCCCCTTCGGCCTGGATATACCCAATATGAGGGGGCAGGGATCGGGCTTCATCATCGATACGGAAGGCCATATTCTCACCAATAACCACGTGGTGGACAGGGCTTCCACCGTCAAGATCGTGCTCAGCGACGGCAGCGAGCTCCAGGGAAAGGTCATCGGAGCAGACCTCAATAACGATGTAGCCCTGCTGCAGGTGGATGCTTCCAAAGTGCCGAACCTGACATACCTGGTGATGGCAGATTCCAGCGAGGTCAAACCCGGCCAGATGGCGTTGGCCCTTGGTTCGCCCTACGGTCTGCAGGGCTCTATCACCATCGGCATCATCAGCGGCACGGGCAGGTCCATACCAAATTCCAACAGCCGCAATATAACGGATATCATACAGACGGACGCCGCAATCAATCCCGGCAATTCCGGCGGCCCGCTGCTCAATTCGAAAGGCGAAGTAGTCGGTATCAATACTGCTATAGAGGCCACAGCCAACGGGGTGGGATTTGCCGTACCTATCAATACCGCTAAAAAAGTACTGCCTGAGCTGATCAAGGGCAGCACCATCAGGGCCCCCTGGCTCGGCATCGAGGGCATGCCCGTCAGCCGAGACCTGGAGGACAAGCTGGATCTCAAGGCGACGAAGGGCGTGTACATCGTCGGCGTTATAACCGGCAGCCCTGCGGACAGGGCCGGGTTGGTGGAGAGCGGCAGGAATAAACAAAACGAGCCTGCGGCGGGTGGCGACATTATCCTGGCGGTTGATGATACACCTGTAGCTAAAGTGAACGATATCCTTTCTTATTTCAACGGCAAGAAGCCGGGGGATAAAGTCACACTGTCTATACAGAGAGGGGATCAGCAGCTCTCGGTGCCGGTTGAGCTGGCTGAATGGCCCGACAGGCTGCCGGGGTACTATGAGTTCGACCAGGGCGACGGCCAGGATTGGATACCGGCGCCGGACTCAGATCAGTACGAATTTAAAATCGGGCCTTTCGATTTCCGCTCGAAGTAG
- a CDS encoding SDR family NAD(P)-dependent oxidoreductase: MGDRLKGKVAIVTGSGRGIGRAEAMALAAEGAKVVVNDLGAASDGSGKSASPAEEVCQEIKKLGGEAVPNFDSVATWAGGENIVKTAIDKFGRIDILVNNAGILRDRMLFNMSEDEWDIILKIHLYGHFYCARAASPYMRQQRWGRIINTSSIAGLGNMGQTNYSAAKEGIVGFTRSAALDLGKYGITCNAIRPNAATRMTVTPELKAAWEKRAAAAGITDKAQFEAMISQMFASKPENIAPVVVFLCTDEAANINGRTLFINLNQVGLYSEPALIKEINKAEGFWSVDELVKEIPGKLTGDLVNPAPPQPAK; encoded by the coding sequence ATGGGTGACAGGCTAAAGGGCAAGGTAGCAATCGTTACGGGTTCCGGACGCGGCATCGGCCGTGCCGAGGCCATGGCGCTGGCCGCTGAGGGCGCCAAGGTTGTTGTCAACGACCTCGGCGCAGCTTCAGACGGCTCCGGCAAATCGGCCAGCCCGGCGGAGGAAGTCTGCCAGGAGATCAAGAAGCTGGGCGGCGAGGCCGTACCCAATTTTGATTCTGTGGCCACCTGGGCCGGCGGCGAGAATATCGTAAAGACCGCTATCGATAAATTCGGCCGCATCGACATCCTGGTCAATAACGCGGGCATCCTGCGCGACCGCATGCTCTTCAACATGAGCGAGGACGAGTGGGATATTATTCTCAAAATACATCTATATGGCCATTTTTACTGTGCCAGGGCTGCTTCTCCCTATATGCGCCAGCAGCGCTGGGGGCGCATCATCAACACCTCATCCATCGCCGGCCTGGGCAATATGGGCCAGACCAACTACAGCGCAGCCAAAGAGGGCATCGTCGGATTCACCCGCTCGGCGGCTCTGGATCTGGGCAAATACGGCATAACCTGCAATGCCATCCGTCCCAATGCAGCCACGCGCATGACGGTTACACCCGAGCTCAAGGCCGCCTGGGAGAAGAGGGCCGCAGCGGCGGGCATCACCGATAAGGCGCAGTTCGAGGCCATGATCAGCCAGATGTTCGCCTCCAAACCTGAGAATATCGCCCCTGTAGTGGTTTTCCTCTGCACGGACGAGGCTGCCAACATCAACGGCAGGACCCTCTTTATCAACCTCAACCAGGTCGGCCTGTATTCAGAGCCTGCCCTGATCAAGGAGATCAATAAGGCCGAAGGCTTCTGGTCTGTTGATGAACTGGTCAAAGAGATCCCGGGCAAGCTGACCGGCGACCTGGTGAATCCGGCGCCGCCTCAGCCGGCCAAATAA
- a CDS encoding transporter substrate-binding domain-containing protein produces the protein MKRLCFALIAVILLVTACTTPAQPAKLRVMTEEYPPFNYTDAGGNLVGSSTEAVKGVINKLGENITIEVLPWSQAYEVVLAEPDTALYSMARTSERENLFMWVGPIGSYENWLYARKGSNVRVSSIDEARTVKCIAVVKDEAGQQKLAQQGCINFAYVDSTADGLKKLVAGEADLWLGTGADVALVAKQAGVDPAEIEAVAFVHKVDLYIAFNKNTAYATVLAWQNALDSLKK, from the coding sequence ATGAAGAGACTTTGTTTTGCTCTTATAGCAGTAATACTGCTTGTCACTGCATGCACAACGCCGGCGCAGCCCGCTAAACTGCGCGTTATGACGGAGGAATATCCTCCTTTCAATTACACCGATGCCGGCGGCAACCTGGTCGGTTCATCCACCGAGGCGGTCAAAGGTGTAATCAACAAGCTGGGCGAGAACATCACCATCGAGGTGTTGCCGTGGTCACAGGCCTACGAGGTCGTGCTTGCGGAACCCGATACCGCGCTTTATTCCATGGCCAGGACGTCGGAAAGGGAAAACCTTTTCATGTGGGTGGGTCCTATAGGCTCTTACGAGAACTGGCTCTATGCCAGGAAGGGCTCGAATGTCAGAGTTAGCAGTATCGATGAGGCCAGGACCGTTAAATGCATTGCCGTTGTTAAAGATGAAGCGGGCCAGCAGAAGCTGGCTCAGCAGGGATGCATCAATTTCGCTTATGTCGATTCAACCGCCGATGGCCTGAAGAAGCTGGTGGCGGGAGAAGCAGACCTCTGGCTGGGCACGGGCGCCGATGTGGCGTTGGTGGCCAAGCAGGCGGGCGTGGATCCGGCTGAGATCGAAGCGGTGGCCTTTGTGCACAAGGTCGACCTGTATATCGCATTTAATAAGAATACAGCCTATGCGACCGTGCTTGCCTGGCAGAATGCGCTTGATTCGCTGAAAAAGTAG
- a CDS encoding N-acetyltransferase family protein — protein sequence MQGYEIRRVREADRSTVVSIFNYFVENSFAAYPDKKVGPEIFDLLKNMSRAGVFYVAETADKEVIGFALLRHHQVAEAFKRAGEITYFILPGHERRGLGSRFMETIIIDARAAGVETLLANISSLNEVSLNFHLKHGFKECGSFQRIGQKFGRDFDVVWMQKFL from the coding sequence ATGCAGGGCTATGAGATAAGACGGGTACGGGAGGCGGACCGCAGCACCGTGGTGAGCATCTTCAACTACTTCGTTGAGAACAGCTTCGCTGCCTACCCCGATAAAAAAGTGGGGCCGGAGATCTTCGACCTGCTTAAAAATATGAGCAGGGCGGGGGTTTTTTATGTGGCGGAAACGGCAGACAAAGAGGTGATAGGCTTCGCCCTGCTGAGACATCACCAGGTTGCAGAGGCGTTCAAGCGTGCCGGCGAGATCACCTATTTCATTCTGCCCGGGCACGAACGCAGGGGCCTGGGCTCCCGCTTTATGGAGACCATTATTATTGATGCCAGGGCTGCAGGTGTGGAAACGCTACTGGCCAATATATCATCGCTCAACGAGGTGAGCCTAAATTTCCACCTCAAGCACGGATTCAAAGAGTGCGGAAGCTTCCAGCGCATCGGGCAGAAGTTCGGCCGGGATTTCGACGTCGTCTGGATGCAGAAATTCCTGTAG
- a CDS encoding MFS transporter: MTDFIVQDSRRQLWIVISVAFAAFMAALDTYIVNVALPTIASDFNASPTDAALITLSYLLVITSTLLIFGKIGERTGFKVVFVAGFALFAVGSFLSGLAPTLYLLSGARCIQGFGAAMLYAVGMAMIIRYIPPGKRGWAFGITSTGAGMGVIIGAPMGGFITQYLDWHWIFWFNVPVGIAAVIVALKVMPNDRVRRKKGVKLPPFDIAGALMSFFALALLVGAINRGQQFGWDHWGIWGSFTLSAILFIAFVLWEKRCRDPLLDMSLFKFASFGFGSFAALAAWSMYSGGNFLFPFYLTMIQGLSSSMIGSIFLISSVVYIATSLYMGRLSDRIGRRVLCCAGMISACAALIFLALTMGLPSLIPMMVYLAWVGVSMGTFVSPNNSLMLGSIPTDNQGEASAASRAMQNLGMVLGVAIFETVFSAFIPSADLGSEQAVAGVPTNVLVMGFSAACFVGAAMCVLSLILSWLAKEDSAAATGEKPGPIAI, encoded by the coding sequence ATGACTGATTTCATCGTGCAGGACAGCCGACGTCAGCTCTGGATCGTCATAAGCGTGGCATTTGCAGCGTTTATGGCGGCGCTGGATACCTATATTGTCAACGTGGCCCTGCCCACCATAGCGTCGGATTTCAATGCCAGCCCCACCGATGCGGCGCTCATCACGCTTTCATATCTGCTGGTCATCACCAGCACCCTGCTTATCTTCGGTAAGATCGGGGAGAGGACAGGCTTCAAAGTCGTGTTTGTCGCCGGATTCGCCCTGTTCGCCGTCGGCTCTTTCCTGAGTGGACTGGCTCCCACGCTGTACCTGCTCTCAGGCGCGCGCTGCATACAGGGATTTGGCGCCGCCATGCTTTACGCCGTGGGGATGGCCATGATAATCAGGTACATACCGCCGGGCAAGCGCGGCTGGGCTTTCGGCATCACCTCGACCGGGGCCGGTATGGGCGTGATTATAGGCGCGCCCATGGGCGGCTTTATCACGCAGTACCTGGACTGGCACTGGATATTCTGGTTCAACGTGCCGGTCGGTATCGCCGCCGTCATCGTGGCGCTGAAGGTGATGCCCAACGACCGCGTCCGCCGCAAAAAGGGCGTCAAACTTCCCCCCTTCGATATCGCCGGCGCCCTGATGAGCTTTTTCGCGCTGGCGCTCCTTGTGGGAGCTATAAACCGGGGCCAGCAGTTCGGCTGGGACCACTGGGGCATCTGGGGCTCATTCACTCTCTCCGCCATACTTTTCATAGCGTTCGTACTGTGGGAGAAGAGGTGCCGCGATCCCCTGCTCGACATGTCCCTTTTCAAGTTCGCCAGCTTCGGCTTCGGATCGTTCGCCGCACTGGCCGCATGGAGTATGTACTCCGGAGGCAACTTCCTCTTCCCCTTCTACCTGACCATGATCCAGGGCCTTTCATCCAGCATGATCGGCTCCATCTTCCTTATCAGCTCCGTTGTATATATCGCCACCAGCCTTTACATGGGACGGCTGTCCGACCGGATCGGCAGGCGGGTGCTATGCTGCGCCGGCATGATCTCGGCCTGCGCGGCGCTGATTTTCCTGGCGCTGACGATGGGCCTGCCCTCCCTCATTCCCATGATGGTTTATCTGGCATGGGTCGGCGTATCCATGGGCACATTCGTCTCACCCAATAACAGCCTTATGCTCGGATCCATACCGACAGATAACCAGGGCGAAGCGTCGGCGGCGTCCAGGGCCATGCAAAACCTGGGCATGGTGCTGGGCGTGGCTATCTTTGAGACCGTGTTCTCGGCCTTCATACCATCCGCCGACCTGGGCTCCGAGCAGGCCGTTGCAGGTGTGCCCACAAACGTGCTTGTGATGGGCTTCAGCGCCGCATGTTTCGTGGGCGCCGCCATGTGCGTTTTATCCCTCATCCTATCCTGGCTGGCCAAAGAAGACAGTGCGGCTGCAACGGGCGAAAAGCCCGGGCCCATAGCGATTTAG
- a CDS encoding sigma-70 family RNA polymerase sigma factor: MPDHMTSDTSLSPDQLQAEKELVKRAQHSPEAFGELYEIYYRRIFNYALKRTASVQLALDITSITFLKAFAQIKKYRWRDVPFAAWLYRIASNEVNDHYRREGGRRISSIESIADLADTGDYSDEISEAEEELSRHEEFITLHKKISELPFIYQEVIALKFFEKKKIREMVKILGKKEGTIKSLLHRGVEKLREQMK, encoded by the coding sequence ATGCCTGATCATATGACGTCTGATACTTCGCTTTCGCCGGACCAGTTGCAAGCGGAAAAGGAGCTGGTGAAGCGCGCCCAGCACAGCCCGGAAGCCTTCGGAGAACTGTACGAAATCTACTACCGGCGCATCTTCAACTATGCTTTGAAACGAACTGCCAGTGTTCAGTTAGCACTTGACATAACATCGATAACCTTTCTCAAAGCCTTTGCGCAGATTAAAAAGTATCGCTGGCGGGACGTGCCCTTCGCGGCCTGGCTTTACCGTATCGCCAGCAATGAGGTTAATGACCATTACCGCAGGGAGGGGGGAAGGAGGATATCCAGCATCGAATCCATCGCCGACCTGGCGGACACCGGTGATTACAGCGACGAGATAAGCGAGGCGGAGGAGGAGCTGAGCCGGCACGAGGAATTCATTACACTGCACAAAAAGATCTCCGAGCTGCCCTTTATTTATCAGGAGGTCATAGCCCTGAAGTTCTTCGAAAAAAAGAAGATACGCGAGATGGTGAAGATACTGGGCAAGAAAGAGGGAACAATCAAGTCGCTGCTGCACAGGGGGGTCGAAAAGCTCCGCGAACAAATGAAGTGA